The Candidatus Rubidus massiliensis DNA segment CTGCAATTTTCATTTCTTTGCCATAGTCTAATCTTAGCTCTTGTAAGCTTAAATTGGGAAAAGCAGAAGGTTTACTATCTATGTTTCGTGCAAGTGGTGTTATTGTAACAATAGGTTCAATTTGCGTTTTAGTAGGATGGCAAGAAGTAATTAACTGTCCTACTAAAAGTAAAGAGATGAGAAAATGGTGCGTCTTTTTCATAAAAATAAAAGGCCTTTTGACAAGGCCTTACCTTTAATAGCGGTCAAATTCACCTTCAGTATCTTCGATATCTTCTAAATTCAAGAAATCTAATGCTTCTTCAGTTTCATACTTCCAAACAGATTTACGTCTATTTTTCATACGATAAATGTCTTGCTGATGTTTTGTAAGATTTTGAATTTGTTCTTCTGTATCAATGATTCTAGGATGAATAAAGATCATAAGATTTCGCTTTTCATCAACAACTAGCTTATCGCTAAAGGCTGCACCAATAATTGGAATGCCGCCTAAGCAAGGAGTTTGTACTCTAAGTCTTCTTTCCGCATCTCGAATGGCGCCACTGAGTACTAAAAAGTATCCATCAGGAACGTGTACTTTTGTAGTAGTACGGCTAACAGTAGTAGTAGGACCAATGACCTGCTGACTTAAGTTGTTGATTTGTTGTGTTCCACCAGAGATGACACGACTTACTTCTTCTTGGATATCTAACGTAATTAAATCATTATTTCCAATTAGGGGAGTAACGCGTAAACGAATACCCACATCTCTAAATTCAAAGTTTTGAGTAACGATTAAACCATCGTTATTTGCGATCGATTGGGTTGGAAATTGAGTATTTTCTCCCACAAATATTTCAGCTGGCGAGTTATCTTCAGTTAATATTTTAGGGTTTAAAATAACTTTTACACTGTCTCTTCTATCCACAGCTCTTACAAGGGCTGCTAAAGTAGCAAAATGTGTGCCATTGTGTGTCAGGGTTTCTCCAATAATACCTAAGCTAAATCCCACTTGGTTAGGTTGGATAACAGCCGGGTTTGGAAAAGTATTAGGACCTGTTGAGTTTAACATGGCGGGAATGGTACTGCCAGCTGAAATAAACGTTTCATTACCAGCTGTTCTTCCTCCACCAAAACGTGCACCTTCATTAACAGAAAAATTTAAAGAGTCATCAACAGTAGTCTCTAATATTAACATTTCTAAAAAAACTTGTCTTAAAGGTACGTCAATTTCTTCAATCAATTCCTTGATCTTACTAATCGATTGGCTAGTTCCTGTAAAAACTAAAGAATTAGATGATTCAATCCACTGAATGCTACCGATGGCAGATACCAAATCTTGGTTTGTAGTCCCTGTCATTTGTAAGCTTTCAGCAATTCGACTTAAAGCGATGACAATTTGATCCCCTCTTCTAAAGAGAAGTTTGTACAAATAAAACTTAGTTCTTTCTAAATTGCCAACCGGAAGTTCAGGAGTAAATTTTTGTTCCCTCATTAATCTTTCAGGAGAAATGGCTTTGCCAGGGGCTAACAAAAAACTCCAACCTCTTGGTTTTCTTTCCCAGCGTCCTTCTGGTCCTTCACCTTCTCTTCCATAAATTCCAGGTTCAAACTTCCAATTCCCTTGATTATCTAAAGACCATTTGCCAACAGGGGGAGCTTCTCCTTGAAAAGTTGTCTCATAATGCCAAAGTCCAGCTTCGTCGATACGCCATCTACCAGCAAGGGGCGCGCCTGTGCCATTAAAATTTAAATCTTTAGGATTTAAAATTTGAGTTGTTCCTTGCGTTTGATCTAAATATTGCAAAATAGAAATGGTACGTTCTACAAAATAAGGAGTTGATACAATGAAAATGCTATTAGCGGCAGCGTGAGGTACAAATATAAGTGGTTGGTCTTGAGAAATAGGACGAATGATCGTGTCAGCTAATTGAATTAAAGTATCTATCAAAGCATTTCTTACAACGTATTGACCAATAACTAATCCACCAGATGGTGAATCAACACTTTTTAACAATGTATCGATTTGTCTGATATTAGAGGTTAAATCTGTAACAATGATATGATTGGTTGTATTAACAATTGAAACAATGGCAAATTCAGAAAGCATTGGCCTTAGCAATGTAGCAGCTGTTTCAACGTCTATAGAGTTTAAACGAAATACTTGCGTTACAATATCACCAAGGGGACCTTTCATAGTTTCGGGTAAATCTTCAGAAATTACACGATTTAAACTCCCAACGCGTGGGTTTTTATGAATAATTAGATTGTTTCCCTGCTCTAACAAACTTAAATCATGAATGCGTAACTCTTGCAAAATAGCCGTCATTAAATTTTCAAGAGTTGTCATTTCTTCAGAAACAATAGTTACATTAAATTGAATATCGTTTTCGTCAAAGATAAAATTTTTATTAGATATACGACTTATATATCGTAGCAACTCTCCCATACTTATATTGTTAAAATTAACTAATATCCCTTTTTGTTCAGGCGTTTGGGCTTCATTATTTGCCCGTGACTCTGGATTTTGCAAAGGGGGAGTCGTAGTTTGTGGGGTAAAAATAGGAGAAGTGGCAGCATTTACTACTGGAGGAGTAGCAGATGGGGTGGCTGTTGGTGTTTGTGGAGCGGGTAAAGGTGACGAACTACCTTGTTGTTGTTGTTGTTGTTGTTCGGTAGCCGTATTTGCTGTTTTTACGGGAGCTTCAATGCGATAAAAATTATCTTTTTGGTTAGGGTAATCGAAAATGGAATTGGTGTCTGACTTTGAAAATGGAGGTTCTTGCTTGAAATTCCATTGTTTTTCAGTATCAGGATCAAATTTAGAGAATGAAGATGGATCATTCCCTTGTTGTATAAAACTTTGTCCATGAATCTTTGAAAAAATGGAACAAGTAACTAGCACAAGTCTTAGTGATAGACTTTGAAAAAAACGGCTTATTTTCATGTTGTTACGTATTTACTTAATAATGTGTCAGTTGTAAATAAGTGATGTCATAAGTGATATGTTATCACAGAGTAATTAATTAATTTCCAGTCAAAAACTACAAATGCATATGTTTTTTTTGATTTTTTTTATCTTATGCCTGTTCTAAAGCCTTGGAGAAGCTATTTTTAAAATTTAAGTTTTTTCATCAAAAAATTTAAGTTAACTTATCCAAATAATTAAAAACTTGAGATTATAATAAAAAAAAGATTTTTTTTTATCATTAAGAATTATAAAAATAGCAAATAATATATTTTTAAAAAGGTTAAATTATAACTATTTATAAATTAAATTGTTTTCTTTATACAAATTAAACTAATAGAAAAATTTTTTATTTTAGAAAAGACGCGTAAATAGCGTAAAGTGGCATCTACTAATTGCTGAGGGGAAAGATCCAAATGAGTATTTAATTGTTGGAGTAAAATGTTCTCATTTAGTTCATGTACAATCTCTTTAGTGGATGGATAATTGGCTATTATCAATCTATCCCCTGCATTCCATGGAATATGGTATTCAAGTAAAGAGCTATCTACTCGATTATTTGAAAAAGTAGTTATTTTTTTTAATTCTTTTTTGTTATTTTCAAGGTACCAAATGTGGCTATTTTCCTGCGTAAGTGCGTAGATTTCATTCTCATTTTCTTCAAAAAGTACAAAGGATAAAGAAAATGATTCTGGCTTATCTTCATAGATTAATTCATGAAAGTGGTGGAATAGTTCCCTTGTATTTTTTTGTAAAAAGGCCAAAGATCGGATGACACCTTTAATAAAAGCAGAGTAATAAAAACCTTCAACATTTTTAGAAGAAGATTCACCGATCATTAATCCATAAATATTATCTTTTAATTGAAAAAAGTCTTGTACCAAATTAGTTACTTGAAGACTTTTATAAACAGCTATCCCAACTTCTTCCTTTGGCCATTTCGGCTTAATTTCTGAAATTAAGAATGATTGGGTTTGTCTTAAATCTTCTGTAAACTCACTGAGTTGATCTCTCATTTTACGCTCTTTTTCAAAAGCTGGAGATTGTAGATAAGCATTTAGATCAAAAATAAAATCAACTATATCTTGATATCTATTTTTTGGATCAGGCTGTAAAGCTTTTATTAAAATTTTTTGTAAGCCTTTTGGCATTAATCCAATGTGAATTTGGCCATGACTTAATTTACCCAATACTAGTTCATAAGTGATGATGCCAAGAGAATAAATGTCTGAGGCAAAAGTAACAGATTCAGGGTTATCTCTTTGCTCTGGACTCATATAGATTGGGGTACCAATGAATTTTTGCCTATAAGATTGTTGGTGTTCGTCTTTTTCAGTTAATAGCTGGGCGATACCAAAGTCGATCACTTTAATAAAATTTTTATTTGTGACAAGAATATTCTCAGGTTTTAAATCTCGATGAATAACACCGTGGCGATGTAAATGGCAAATAGCATATGCAATATCAATGACGAATTCTAAAGAGCGTTTTAAAGACAAAGGTGTTTGCATTAGATATTGTCTTAACGAAACCCCTTCAATGTATTCCATTGCAATATATAAGCCACCTTCCCATTCTCCATAACCAAACAATTTCACAATGTGAGGATGATCAGCTAATGCGATGATTTCAGCTTCTTTTAAAAATCTTTCAACAATTTCTGTATTGGATAAATATTTTGAAGATAGAACTTTAATCGTTGTGGGTTCATTTGTATCGGGATGTGTGCCTAAATAGAGCAAGCTCATCCCACCTTTTTCTAAAAGCCCGGTAATCTCATACGGGCCAATTTGCTTTGGAGTTAGCGGGATGGGCCAAGATTGTGTAGATCCAGGCGGAATAGTTGGAGAATTTTGCTCGTCATCTACCATATCTAACTATTCAATTTCAGTAATTCTAACACCTAGATTTTCACCTAACTTTAGCAATTCTCCTTGAGCTACTTTTTTACCATTTATTGATAATATTACTTTAGGTTCTAAAGGCTTATGAAGATCAAGCACGGTTCCTGGTTGCAATTCTAATACTTTATCTAAATTCATATGGACTCTACTGACTTCTACAACAACTTGAAGAGGAATGTTTTCTAATTCACCAGTTTTTGCATCCACAGATTGTATGGAAGATGGTGAAGCTTCTGTTTCCGAAGCTAAAAAATTAGAAGATTGTTGCTCTTCTTCCTCATCTTGCCCAACATTTTGTAAATCTTTTTGTAATTCTCTTAAACGTTTTTTAGTCTCTTCATCTTCTTCAAATAAAAAATCGTCTTCTTCATCTTCATCATCGTCATCATCGTCTTCGTCATCTATATCAAAGTTAAATCCTTTGAAATCTTCCTCTTCTTCGTCATCATCTTGACCAAATTTTTTATCAATCATGGAGTTTACCTCTTCAAATGTAATCCTATTCTTTATTGTAAAACCTTTTTCTGACCAAGTACCTTGATAAAAAGGGATGTTTTGCACCAACATACGGGCTGATTTTGTAGCAAAGTTTGGGTCAAAAGTACAAGAGTCTAATAAAATAAAATCACCGATTTTTACTTTTTGCCATTCT contains these protein-coding regions:
- the stkP_1 gene encoding Serine/threonine-protein kinase StkP, which encodes MVDDEQNSPTIPPGSTQSWPIPLTPKQIGPYEITGLLEKGGMSLLYLGTHPDTNEPTTIKVLSSKYLSNTEIVERFLKEAEIIALADHPHIVKLFGYGEWEGGLYIAMEYIEGVSLRQYLMQTPLSLKRSLEFVIDIAYAICHLHRHGVIHRDLKPENILVTNKNFIKVIDFGIAQLLTEKDEHQQSYRQKFIGTPIYMSPEQRDNPESVTFASDIYSLGIITYELVLGKLSHGQIHIGLMPKGLQKILIKALQPDPKNRYQDIVDFIFDLNAYLQSPAFEKERKMRDQLSEFTEDLRQTQSFLISEIKPKWPKEEVGIAVYKSLQVTNLVQDFFQLKDNIYGLMIGESSSKNVEGFYYSAFIKGVIRSLAFLQKNTRELFHHFHELIYEDKPESFSLSFVLFEENENEIYALTQENSHIWYLENNKKELKKITTFSNNRVDSSLLEYHIPWNAGDRLIIANYPSTKEIVHELNENILLQQLNTHLDLSPQQLVDATLRYLRVFSKIKNFSISLICIKKTI
- the xcpQ gene encoding General secretion pathway protein D, giving the protein MKISRFFQSLSLRLVLVTCSIFSKIHGQSFIQQGNDPSSFSKFDPDTEKQWNFKQEPPFSKSDTNSIFDYPNQKDNFYRIEAPVKTANTATEQQQQQQQGSSSPLPAPQTPTATPSATPPVVNAATSPIFTPQTTTPPLQNPESRANNEAQTPEQKGILVNFNNISMGELLRYISRISNKNFIFDENDIQFNVTIVSEEMTTLENLMTAILQELRIHDLSLLEQGNNLIIHKNPRVGSLNRVISEDLPETMKGPLGDIVTQVFRLNSIDVETAATLLRPMLSEFAIVSIVNTTNHIIVTDLTSNIRQIDTLLKSVDSPSGGLVIGQYVVRNALIDTLIQLADTIIRPISQDQPLIFVPHAAANSIFIVSTPYFVERTISILQYLDQTQGTTQILNPKDLNFNGTGAPLAGRWRIDEAGLWHYETTFQGEAPPVGKWSLDNQGNWKFEPGIYGREGEGPEGRWERKPRGWSFLLAPGKAISPERLMREQKFTPELPVGNLERTKFYLYKLLFRRGDQIVIALSRIAESLQMTGTTNQDLVSAIGSIQWIESSNSLVFTGTSQSISKIKELIEEIDVPLRQVFLEMLILETTVDDSLNFSVNEGARFGGGRTAGNETFISAGSTIPAMLNSTGPNTFPNPAVIQPNQVGFSLGIIGETLTHNGTHFATLAALVRAVDRRDSVKVILNPKILTEDNSPAEIFVGENTQFPTQSIANNDGLIVTQNFEFRDVGIRLRVTPLIGNNDLITLDIQEEVSRVISGGTQQINNLSQQVIGPTTTVSRTTTKVHVPDGYFLVLSGAIRDAERRLRVQTPCLGGIPIIGAAFSDKLVVDEKRNLMIFIHPRIIDTEEQIQNLTKHQQDIYRMKNRRKSVWKYETEEALDFLNLEDIEDTEGEFDRY
- a CDS encoding type III secretion system protein, translated to MSAEILSFSDLNLKEMPSSLGRLEPFSLIQLLDRFLSENFLLEFIAKFSLQQLEVEWKNGLWKKNSEITNSFAKEIYTLKINFSSIQEEAYFLVSKHDLKTMLESFLQIPQSNDLIHEEFLKGFLLFVGYEIISISQKSLTEKQSIRLELTSIDDLTLAFTRDLEIKINNNIFLTRFIFPENFVNNCTALKKSTLWKESSLAKLIPLELSFEIGKVALKQQEWQKVKIGDFILLDSCTFDPNFATKSARMLVQNIPFYQGTWSEKGFTIKNRITFEEVNSMIDKKFGQDDDEEEEDFKGFNFDIDDEDDDDDDEDEEDDFLFEEDEETKKRLRELQKDLQNVGQDEEEEQQSSNFLASETEASPSSIQSVDAKTGELENIPLQVVVEVSRVHMNLDKVLELQPGTVLDLHKPLEPKVILSINGKKVAQGELLKLGENLGVRITEIE